CAACTCCTGAACTAACCGTGTCCTGCAGGTCTGAGAATTTCACAGAATAAATGGAATTTTATTTAAGGTCACTTCAAAAGTGGTGCTAGAGCTAGCTTATTAACACAAAagtgacgcatgaaatcaatgtATTCAACATGGAATTCTAAGAACTTTGATGAAGCAAGGAACAAATTCTTGAATATACAGATTTAGTTTTACCCCTTAATCCAAATGAGCATTGTTTCCCTTTTCACGGTACATCTAACATGATTTTTCAGTGCAGAAAGCAGTTCTTACTGTTGGGAAATTAAGCAGGATTATCATCAGCAAGTCCTATTCAAAGGGTTCTAAAGGTCAAACAGTGTTTTTTGTAGGacttagttttatattttaagttttagaaCTATTAGTTtaggaagaggaaaaaaaagaatcacaAAATACTATATCTAGGCTACCTCTTGGCTTGATTTAGACTATGAATCAAACCTCCactaaaaatcaaaccatacAATGAAGTTGGACCAAGACTAATGCTACATTGTTAGCATATTTGAAGACTCAACTCTTCCCAAGAGTGTGCCCTCTGTATTCCAAGTTGTCAAGCATTGCTGAATTGGATGGTGAATTTTATTCATCACAAAGAAATTAGTTGAAATTGTGAATATGCTACTCAAACACTTCttctactatttgttttataattctCACTTATGGAGCACCAGAGAAGTAGTGCCAGTTTACTTTTGAGGTAAGTATTAATGAATAGATAATTCTAGGTACCTTCAGTGGATCCTGAGTATCcacaggaaaatatttttcaacaactGGCGCAATCGCTCTTGAGATTTCCTCTTCTGAAGCATAGCATGCAACTTCAATTGGTAGCATTCTTATGATGAACCTATAAATGAACAGATAGTACAACTTTAGCATTCtgaaatgacatgtcatttttttaagatgTAAAAGTTCTTGCTTTTTGCATTACATAAAGCcaatttggtacatatgcatcaAATGTCACAAACAGGTTGATGCCAAGCATTTTGGATGGGGAAATCCATAAGCAGTGGCCTGAGGCTGAAGTACGGCTCAAAAGGGGAGAATAGTGAGCACTGGTTGGAAGCTATGCCTTTATAAAATTTAACCTAAGAGGTCAGCAATTCATAAACCTGGACATGTGTTTCCTTGTTGACGCAGCAGATGTCATTATATGTTGGACAATATCTTTGGGACAAGGGTCTCCATCTATCTTGCGCATTTGAATAAAGGCAACACCATTACAACCAGAATCAAGGCTGAGAAAGCGCCTCTGTTCAAGCAGAAGAAAAATTCATAATCAGTGTAAGAATATGATGATATAACCAAAAATAGTAGCAACATAGCGGACAGAGACCACCCTTTTTAAGCATGCTCACCATAACAACAGGAATTAGTGAATTCAACAGATAGCAAGCTCAACAAGATAGGAGATCAGttatcaaaaatgaaaaatgtagCATATCTGAATAAAATACTCTCAGAATTGCAAGGAGTAAAACTACAGTATCTGCTACAAACATAAGAGCACCCAAGTTCACCATGCCCGATTGCAAGATAAACAGCAATTTATACTGCTGTAAAGTTTGTTCATTGAGTTGCATTTCATTCTACAATAGGCTACGGGGAAGCAAAATGTGTTTCCTGCTATTTCCTACAATTTCCATTTTCCCCATCTGGGCCTAGAAGAAACAAAACAGGTAAGCTGAGAGGACAAATaagacaaacaaaagaaaacaaaaggaacaaaTCATACGAATGTGTCACCCAGTATACTTTCTGAAAGTAAAATCAGGATACAGATTATGTGTTTCCATTCTAGGGTGAAGGGGAGGTAATTTCGTTAGATGGTACAGTGCACTGCTTGTATGTCTTTTATCTTCATTTCAAGCCAAATCATTGTACTTTCAGTACAAGCAAAACATCCCTATTGAGTACCTACCAGCACATCTTAACAGCATTGCAATGTGGTGGCCCTGGTGGGTCTGAAGTTAGTGAGCAAAATGAGAAGGTAAATAATCTATAGAGATACCAAATAGTGGAGAGGGAGATAGAGAGCTAAGTACAAATAcagggaagaaaaggaaaattgagCTCAACAAAAGAACACAGGCAAAAGCTATAGAAATTAGGCCACCAGTTCAATTTCTCTGATcaactcatttaaaaaattatttatttttcaatggaaCACGGGCAAAACATTGCTCACCTTGTTCTTATCTCCAAGTTCTTTGAGTTCATCCTCAATAAGCCTATCAATGGATTTCTCCTCCACTTTTTCTTGGACAACAGTCTTTGGGGCACATGTTTCTGTGCATTTCTTCTTTGCTGGTGGCCCCTCTGCTTCATttgcttgtttttcatcatttttacaACCCTCTTCTTGATTAGTCTTCTCTTCTGTTTGATTTTCACTGTTTTCATTTTCTACAGTAGGTGATCCTACCTTTTTGTCTGTAGGATTATCATTCATGGCATCATTGCCTTCAGGGGCTTCTGATTTGTTCTCATCTTCcccatcttcttcatcatcatcctctTCGCCATCTCCTTCATCGTCAGAATATGAGAActtgatctttttatttgtagGTTTATCAGGGAAATCTGCAAGCTTCACACTAGTATCCTTCCCATAAGCTAGCTCTTCATAAAACTGCAAGAAAAAAGTGCAAATACCAGCAGCTCAATGAAAGAGTACATAATTTGACCTCGTAAATCAAGGGAAAGGTGCATTCACCACATCTAAAGGCACTCTAAATTATCGAATCTAGTGAATGCATTTCTCAGACATTATGATAACAGAAAGagcaaaccaaaaaacaaaaatcccacCCATGACAAGCAGAATTCTTGTAGGAGGAATTTTTTAAGAtactataaattttttcttcGGTCCAAAGTTGTTGGAGTAGTCCTCCCTGTCCGTAAGGACTAGCCATAATGAATTTTACCTGGCATAAGAACTCAAAGCCATGATTTAAAAGGGTAGCCATTAATGAATTCTACTTAGagcataaaaacaaatctttctCCCATAGCCACCCATTTCACCGCACCTATATTTTCACAGCTATATGACTCGATTTTCCATATCTCCTGCTTGAATTTtgcaacaaaaaatgaaaagaagaagtaaaTAAGAGAAAGGAGCATACAGAATCAATAACGTTAATAGCCTCACGAGAGGCTTGGCGCTCCCTACCCCCATCACAAGTGATAAAGAAGCCTTGAACTCCTGGGTGTAACGGGTAGGAACCTTTCTTCCTCACTGGTTTCTGCAGTACAGAAACACATACAAAatacaatcaaaagaaagaaaaacaaattacatataTATGAACAATTACATAGAGAGGAAGTAAAAGATGTATACATTGTGAGGGAGATAGTGTTGCTTTCTCTTCTTGCTGTTGGTAGTAGCACTAGCTCTGGACTTCGGCTTGTTCTCCGTTGCCATTATTTGCTTAAGCTGTGCTCGATGAGGGTTTCTACTTTCTAGTTCTATTTCGTCGGACACCAAGAAGACGAGAAACACTTGGAGTTGGGCTTAGATAGATTTCTTTGACTTCGGAGTTAGGCCCAAACCCACCTTGCCTCTTTGTGGCCCAAAATTGGGTCAGGACTCAGGATTACATTATTGATTCAGAACTGCAATTTAACACCTTAACAAGCACACCATCTAAATTCATAGCAAGAAATGGTGAGAATGACTCGCAACAAAACAGAAACGTCTCTGTGATATAATAAAATCTGCTACTGGTTCCAAGCTGAGTTCAAGAAGAAGACATTTAAAAGTATGAAACTGAAACTAAAATAAGAGCGAGCAAAGGTGTCAACTGACCTGTTGACTCTGAATCCCTAACGCGtacagggaagaagaaggaggaggagaaaccAGAGGGGCAGGGAAAACGTGgaaggaagatgaagaaaaaacccCAGAggggaaagaggaaaaaaaaatttggaccaTTTCTCGATTTGTGCGTGTCATCCTTGCGCAGGGGCCATGCTAATCTTCTCTGTATTGTTCCAATTTTATCGGATGTCTCCTAAGAGACAACAAGTTTTTGCTTGCCTACGTTGATAAAAGCCTTTCGTCCATGTAACTAGTCGCTGTGGGATGTTGTTCGATCCCAACTAATGAACGTCACTCTCTTGGTTTATACACGTCATCCTCCTCACTTATGATCCAAGAAATAAGGCTATGCCGATAGGAAGGACCCCAGAAAGAGACCCAATCGAACAAAAACAGAAGGGAGGAAAACTCAGAACAGACAAGTGTCCTTCAAGCAGGACAACATGATACATTAGGAAACATGAAGTTCCAATCATCAGACATAGAAGCTCTAGAAATACTATTCATTTCCTCGATTCCACCTTCACATATTGAATTATCAGGAGAGGTTCCATCCCGACCCGACCCTAATCGATCCTTTGAACCCCACTCTCCCTTTTCcaccccttcttttttttctctctctcttggaGCTCTGATTTTGGAAGTTTTAGGGTTCATCAATTGTGTTAGATTTGGAGGGTTGTTAACCGATTATAATCCAGGTTGCTCTGCTTTGGTATTATAATGTTTGTACCATTTCCAGTCCCTTCTTCTAACTTAACGAGATCAATTAATTTCCCACATGTATTTCTGTGTTTTATGTTCCGAGTGTGGATGAATGTTTGAactttatacataaaaaaatattaacaacacATCCATTAAagtcctttcttcttcttctagaaGTTCCCGATCCTGCTTCTTTGTTCTTGTCGTGCGCCAGCACATCCATTTTAGCTATGTCCTAAAGTCATATCTATGCTTGTCTTTCTCATTTATAAAAAGATGGCGTGAATGAGCGATTGTGATGGAGAAGCTCTGCCCTTGGACTGAATGGTGCACGTGTCTCTTTACTTCCTTCATGGCGTGCAAGTTTATGGGCTTCCTTCAGATACTGGCTCTGCAATTCTTGCAGATTGGATAACTACATGATAATTAGAGATAATTCTCTTATGAACACAAAGAGGGCATTTAGACACATCATACCATATTGTAAGCTTTGCTGAGTAATGTAGAAGAATTTGCAGGGCCTAGGCTCGATTGACGAACCAGTCATCAATAAAgatttgtatgtattttttccCTACTATTAACGCTGTCTGATTCCATTCTATGCCCACGACAGACTACAGGAATATTGACAGCTATCCGCTTCTTTAGCATTATTTTTCCAACATATCTAGCCATAATGTCCTATAAGCATCAAGAACaaggtgaaaaaagaaaagggaacagAAGCTAGAAATCACCGGTAGGATGGTTATAGAAAGCCAAAATTACACTTTATTCACCATTGAACACTTCGATATAAACAAGGACGACACCAAGATTTTCAGCTATTAACATAAGAAGACACGGAATTCTTGGTTACAAATAGATAGATGCTAGCCAGCCAAGATAAACATACAGGCATCGTATTCAACCAGATATTTCAATAGCTTTCTTGACATCAGGTTTCTTGACTTCCTCCTTCGGCACAGTAACAGTAAGCACCCCATTCTCCAAACCAGCCTTGACTTGATCTATCTTGGCATTCTCAGGCAGCTTGAACCTTCTCAAGAACTTGCCACTGCTACGTTCAACACGATGCCATGTATCATTCTTGTCTTCCTTCTCCACGTTCCTCTCCCCGCTAATTTGAAGCACCCTGTCATCTTCAATCTCGACTTTCACTTCCTCCTTTTTAAGCCCCGGGAGATCAGCTTTGAAGACATGGGCTTCTGGGGTCTCTTTCCAGTCAATGCGAGTGTTAACGAAAGCTGAATTCTCACGAGAGATGAGGGAAGAAGAAGGGAAAGGGAAGTCCTTGAATGGATCGAAAGAAGAGAAAGGGTCGAAGATGATGTCTCGTGATCGGTTGTTGAAGAAGCTTGGAATCATTGCCATGATCGATATGTGTTATTTGCTTTGCTGGTTGGTCGTTTGCTGAAGAATAATCGTTGTGAATTGCTGGTGATCG
This region of Populus trichocarpa isolate Nisqually-1 chromosome 9, P.trichocarpa_v4.1, whole genome shotgun sequence genomic DNA includes:
- the LOC7467389 gene encoding uncharacterized protein LOC7467389; the protein is MATENKPKSRASATTNSKKRKQHYLPHNKPVRKKGSYPLHPGVQGFFITCDGGRERQASREAINVIDSFYEELAYGKDTSVKLADFPDKPTNKKIKFSYSDDEGDGEEDDDEEDGEDENKSEAPEGNDAMNDNPTDKKVGSPTVENENSENQTEEKTNQEEGCKNDEKQANEAEGPPAKKKCTETCAPKTVVQEKVEEKSIDRLIEDELKELGDKNKRRFLSLDSGCNGVAFIQMRKIDGDPCPKDIVQHIMTSAASTRKHMSRFIIRMLPIEVACYASEEEISRAIAPVVEKYFPVDTQDPLKFAVMYEARANSGIDRMKIINSVAKSVPGPHKVDLGNPDKTIVVEIVKTVCLIGVIEKYKELSKYNLRQLTSSKQ
- the LOC7467388 gene encoding 17.3 kDa class I heat shock protein; translation: MAMIPSFFNNRSRDIIFDPFSSFDPFKDFPFPSSSLISRENSAFVNTRIDWKETPEAHVFKADLPGLKKEEVKVEIEDDRVLQISGERNVEKEDKNDTWHRVERSSGKFLRRFKLPENAKIDQVKAGLENGVLTVTVPKEEVKKPDVKKAIEISG